CCTTACTTTTTGGGTCGGGTATTTTTCCTGGGTGTACTGACACCATCGGAATCAGAGAGTAAACTTTACATTGGGAAACCCGCACCCGAAGCTGGCCGGCGTCAATGTGTGAAGTAATTAATTACAAAGCAACTgatgtgtatctgtgtgtgggTGTCCGCTGCGAGGGTGTGCGTGTGGGTCCTGGGTTTTGGATTATGATGCATGATCATCTGTGCTGCACGCACACTTGAAACCCAAGCCCTACACGCACACGCTGGAACAGATAGGTAATGCTATCTGGACATGTGCACATGTACATATTCCCCACATCCCACTAGCCTGGATTTCCAGTggccaaaaattaaattgatttaCACCTGAGGTGAGAAAGCAGATTGGTTTCCCAGGCCCAAATGCATTTCGTTATTTGAACAAAGCAACCGAAGATTTTCCTATCGGCAGAACTGAGTTGCGTGACAGATGGGGATCGTAATGAGATTTCCAAATAAAAAACTATCtagatattttatttgatGGAGTTTGAGTTATTATTTACAAGAGAACAACATTAAAGGCTGTCACAgaattcattaaaaatgttgtCTTTCGGTATATTAATAATCTCTTGCATTCTTGGATTAATTTTTACAAAGTCTTAAAAGGAATATTACTATAATATTAGCTTGAGGAATAAAGAATCATAAAAGGTtataagaaaagaaaagaagaaaagcTTTAGGTTGGTAGTTAATCAATACATTTTTTCGTTACTTCAATAGGGGTTCTGCGTGAATGTTatatctaaaaataaatatttataatttaagttGTGTATATATTGCAAGCATTTCTTATCAAGGATCATAAAAACTGAAATAAGTTAGCTATTGTAAGTTCGTTAAAGAGTTATCTTAACTTTGTATAAGtagcatttaaaattaaatagtttCATTTATAATTAGAAATAGTCCTTCAGGATTTTATCCAAGTGTATATCTCCTTAGagcttttttataaaaaaggtaTAGCTCAACCCATAATTAAGATGTAAAATGGAAAACTTCGTTTGTATATGCCTCGTTATAATCATAGTTTATGAATGTTTGGTGTGCCGTAGCGCCCTTCCCCCATCCACGCCCATAAAATTCGTATATGATTACGATTCCCATATAAATTCCAGACGCACAACGATTCCGCTTCCTTACGCTAATCCCAAAAGCCAAGTCTAGGGTATTCCACATTAGCACGGCAACTCTAGGCGTTGTCAGCCATTGGGGGCTAATTGAGCCCATAACCAGAGCCCGTCTTCTCTCTATGAGCACTTCGATTTAAAATTGCGGCGCGGGAGCCTCAAGGATATTTATGAATCCCAAACACGTGACGGGGAATAAAAATTCCGAAGGATCGGGGTATGGGGtgcatttaaattaatcaCAGTAAAAGCGAATTGCCCAAAACAATGTAATATCCCGTGCGAGGACCTTTGGGGAACGGAAATCTGTAAACCGTGACGAGACCGAAACCAGAGCCTGTCACTGTATGGGtggtgtgtgcgagtgtgtgtgtgcatggGGCTTTCCACTGTTTGTTTGTGTGCGTGCGGTTGctcaaattaaaacaaagtgTCGTGCGTTTGATGAAAATGTAACGCATTTTGCTCAGCCAGCCAGCGACGCACATAAATGCTAATTGGCTTAAATGTATGCGTGTGTCCTTGTCTGTGTGTGGGGTGTTTTGGTATTTGGGGAAACGTTTTTCTACCAGCCAGGTGTTCAaacttaaacattttatagTTCGGTTAATTGTCAAAGCAGTGGCAAGAGCAGCCGAAAGTAAAAGGGTGCGCCGAACATTTGATGACTCAATTATTCGATGGTTTTTGTGGTTATCCTGCGGGACCATAAGGATTGTGAGGGGGTCTACAATGATGGTACACTGTGGGAAATGCCCCCACATAAGTTGAAAAAGCTTGTATATAATTGGGATTCGATTATCTTCAGAGGgacattttatattaatttttaagtaagaggaagtttatatttttataacagATATCTGTGGAGAATTAAAAAGAAGCAATTATTTGGCCATATTTATGTTCCCATTGCAAAGTGTCGAGAACAACCTATTATATTTTACTGTAAAATATAGAAAACCCctaaaaaaactatttaaaattcaaattgtaAATGAAAATAATCATAACTATGTTTAGCAACTAacgtttataatttataagaTAATTTTATAGAAATACATTTCAAATCTTAATTAAGGAGATCATAGAATTTGACTTTGAGCTTGGCATTGTGGATTTTCTATTCACATTTATCAGTGTAAACTGTGATTTTTCCAGATGAGGTCGGAACCGTTTAGGCAGCTGTCGCACTGATTAGCATGACCTCTACGTGATTTCACCCCCTGAAAACTGGGGGTGGACAAAAAGAGCTCTGAAGAAAATTGAAAACAAGTGAAATAAAGTGATTGGCCATAACATTTGCGCGTACGCGTGCATTTTCCACTCTACGAGCTTGGCTTTTCCGTTTCCTTTCGCATTTCTCGGCCCGCCTGTGCCTTTGTGTGCCACAATTCTATgctatttttatgtttatctGCTTCACTCCATTACGACTTTATGCTCTTTAGCAGACAATCAACATTGTTGCCGTTGCCACCCCAAAACAGCGCCCACTTTCCACCCCTGGGGGCATGCTACAAGGGCACCGTTTGCCGGGCGGACAATGCCCGTGCGAAAAATGCAAATTGCGAGTGGCGGAATGAAGTGAATGGGGCGTCGAATGATGGAATGAATGAATGAGTGAGTGATTGTTGCTGGGGGCCAGACATTTAGAGGAATTTGCGCTGCGCCGCCTTGATAAATAGCAACGCTTGGCCTAGCTTCACTTGGACTCCCTCATATGCcataatttatgcaaattaatttataaaaaatatatacctaCTTGTACAGCCGTCTATGGCACGGACATATTTCATGCAAGTGCGACAATTTTCCCGCAAGTACGTAAATATAGTGCGCCTTAAAGTAGACTCATTTATATGGCTTTATGCTTTATGCGTAATTTCAGGCGCTGACATTTATGATGTATGCTCACAACAGCAGCATTCATAGCAATAGACTTGCCAAGTGGGCTTAAAATTCAACacaataaatcaatacaatTAAACTAAAGCGTTCTTTAAACCGTAGATTCATAActtgaaatatttgaatttccCATGAAACAAGCAGCCCAAAAAGAATAGCACAATTTGAAGTCTTCTAAGTTTAATTTTGTATGTGGGAGACTGTTGTTTCAACAATGTTCAATATTCTTAGGAAGCATCCAAGAAAATAAGTGACACCAAAACtttaaaacaaaagttttaatatatataagagtAGGCtagaaaatttttaagttaTGTATTTGTAGCTTATGAACTGTAAGTATTACGTATTCTTAATTCATAACTTTATTGcgatacaaatataattatatcatAATCTATGGGTCTTTAAATTTgttgaatatatatatgttgaCGAATTATCATTCGATTGCTCCTATTGTTATAGGCACAGGTGTAAATACGTTTATGAATCTTCAGTTAAGTTGCCGTGACGACTGACGAATGACTAGACTGCCCTGTGGCCTCTGACTGAAAGTCAGACAGGTATTCGTTTGCCTGGCTGAAACTCGTCATGTGAATTTGATTCCCCTTTCTTCGCATCTAGTGGGCGACCACATTAAATTCATCCAGAGtggaatataaaaatttcacagattaaaaattgtataggCAATAGTCTCTGGAAATATAAGTAAAGCAGCGTGAAGATGCCCGAGAAACCAGCAGCGAAGTCCCCTCCGAAGACCCTGACCAGCATCAAGGGGACCAGGCCTTCCACCGCCTCATCCAATCCCACCTCCAACAGGAACAGACCCACTGGAACCGGAGTGGTCCGACCCCCATTGCCCAATACACATGATAGGGTAAGGCGTTATAACCATTTGGACAATGGTTATACGGGAATATATTAATCACTATATCTTAATGGGAACATTTGTCGATGTCTTAGAAAATCGAATTTTGTCTAATTGCAGTTTTACTATTTTCTCTGTGAAGTATTAATACGATTTATCTTTAATAATGTTGTCTTTGCAAAATAGATTGGatgtattattaaaaagtacggcaatcaaaaattttttatgcacAATTGAACAGAgcagtaacattttttaaataatagaGGTCcgataataatatttttatatcagGGAAAATTAAATAGACCTTAATGTTGGTCGTTGACAGTGTAACATTGATTTTCTTTCGTTTATATTTCActaatttattgtttttaaattttatagatttggAAGATCATGAAGATGTAATACCATGAAACAAAATTACTTTTAATGGGTAATAACTTCAGCAGCCATTAACACTGATGCCTAAGATAAtacaataatttaatttatttttaggtCTCCAAACGGAATCCACACTTTTAAATCAAGATACTCTGTTTTATTACAAAATGCATTTGATTAAACGAAATCTTGAGCTTCGACAGTGCTGAATAAAGCGAGAAATTCCCACTTAGGAAACTACTCTTATAATTCCTTGATTTGCTGACTGGAAGTTGGTCGAAGCGCAGGCGCTGGTCTCCGAAGAGAAATGGGGGTTATTTATATTACAGGGCTATTTTCCCTTGCACTCTGACTTTTTATCGCAGTTTGCCTGAAGCTGGTTTAGAggtagaaaatatttaagtcaATAAGAGCCTTAACTGGTATTATTTTAACTATAAGGAGCTTATTATAAATGTCAAGAATCTTGACTGCCAGCATTTTGAGCGTTCATAAAGTGTTGCAATAGGTAATTGGGAGATATCTATTATTTTATGTTAAATATCCAAGAGACCGCATTTATAAAGATACAAAATATGGAAAGTAAACCAAATAAATAGATATAATGCAAATAAGATCTTGTAATATATGAAGTTGATTCAAGCAAGCAAAAATGTAGGTAAGGGGAAATATCCTAagtattacattttaaaagcaTCCTGCAGGCAGGACCAGAATGCAAAACAGCTTGGGATAGGCCCACTTCCCAGTTCcttaaatgcaatttaaacCAAAACAAACTCAAACGGCCGAGACTCTCTGGCCGAGCTCGTGGCATTTTACTTTCATTCGGTAATTGAGTGGAAACGAGGCGGTCCTGCGACGAAGGACTCGCCCGACGAGCGAAAAGTCCCCGAGATGGAATCGACCGAGCAAAGGACATTTTGGTGCTCGGCTGCGTTTTTGCCAATGCCGTGGCTCAGTTTCGTATTCGTGTCGGAACGTGGCGCTACGGTCTTCTGCCCAAGGATACGCGGAGTCCAGTCCGTTGGAGGAGCAAACGCGGCGCGTGGAACCCACAAAACAAATcgaaaaaagaagaaaagcaGCAAAAGCACAACCGATTCGCTCGAGTGTGCccgtgtgcgagtgtgtgagtGCCGAGTATCTGTGTGCGTGGATCGGTCCTGTGCTGTTTGGGGCCGTTTAATTTTATTAGCGCCCCGCGATGCGTCATGAAAATTGCAGGCAAAACACAGAAATacaataaatgaaaaattaaatattaattaaattccgcATACGAATCGCGCGGCGAGTGCTGCGATTCCGCTGATTGAAATGTTAAATAGATATTAAAAATTGATGGTGTACTTCGGCCACACAGTCGCTCCTTCTGCCGGATAAGTTGCCCCTCTGCGTACATACATATTGTGCATTGTGCATTGTATATTGGCATCTTGGCCATCGGGTGTGCGTGTACATgactttattaaaattgtaagTCCCCAACTCGCGCGTGTTCTCACACATTGTTTGTGGACTCTTGCGACCGCTCCAGATTTCCCTCCCATTTGTTGTTGCACTTATCGCGATTACCGCACGGAGCGCTCCACCTACTTGCCACATCCTGCAACGTCCTCAAAAAGTGCGTACGAAACGGCAAGTTAATTGAGTTTTGGGCCCTGCATATGACAAATCCCGGCTTAAGCCGACTTTAATTAATAATACAAGCACGGAATTCTTTAATGTTTATCGCCTTGTAGTCGATTTAAATGGCTGTTGCGGGCGCAAATATATTCATGGAATCTTTCTGCGTGCTGCacttaattgcatttaactGGCAATTAATTGCCTGAGCTGGGAAATTGGTTACCCGCAAGGGGTTCAATTATTTTGTGTATGCCTTTATATCAATTTCGCAGCTTAAAGTCTCATTCAGAAAATGTGAATGGGAATAGGATTATCATCCGAGCCAATGtatgaaaatatttgaaagCCAGCTCAACAATGGAGGATTCTTTCTGTTGAAAAATATTAGATGAAGcttaaaaaagtgtattttatttttgggagCCAAAAACACAGCTAGCTCAATTCattgaaataaaatttgctTGGACAAAGGCAAATTTCTAGCTGTCGGCAAAAAAATGATAAAGAAATGGCCAAATACCAGCATTTGACCAAAATTTATGGCCCGACTCTAAAGCAGAGTGGTTCAAGCCAGTTAGTCCAGGCATAAAAGCTCCTTACAACAAGCCAAAGAGTACGCCAGAAATCCTTGCCTAAATTCAACCGCACAGATAGGCCGACAGACAATCAGCAAGTGGGCTTATTTGCGAGAGCCGGGGTAAGCATTTTGGCCAGGCATTCGGGATCTGCACTTACCTATCTGCGGCAGCAGCAcgttttataatatttatgcaTGTCCCTGCCGACAGGAGATGTGCACTCATAGGGGTCTGGGGTTTCAAGGGGTTTCGGGGGTTTCGGGGGTTCGAGGGGTTCCAAGGGTTAGCCAGGGTGGAGGGCTAAAAAATAAACCAACAGCCAGCGTGGACCTGGAGTGTGTGTAGAGGCACTCCGACATTTGCCAAAAGTAACACTCCAGTCTGAAGTGGGCCAGGGCATTTGAAGCGATGCATATCCGAGTGGTAGGCGCATCCGAGAATTACATTTAACATTATTTTACTTGGCAGGGGTTAGGCAAACAAACACAGATACAGGCGAAACAGAAGCAGGCAACAGATGCCGCAACAACAAAATTAACGAAATAAAAACAGGCcaaggaaaacaaaacaagtgCAGCCAGAGAACACGCACAAAACGGTCGACTTGAGTTCATGTGGGATGGAATTAACCCATTGAGTAATAGACGTCGCCAGTCCCTTAATTTAACTTTCTTTTGAcctcttttttttaattctcgTACATTTCTTTTCGCATGAAAGTGCTTTATTTACTTAGTtgtttttaatgtattttttattaattttaaatcaaagcataatattacaaattaaaatatatgtaattcTTATCTACTTTTCTTAAGAAAGACATCAAAATCTATTTTACAAATAAATGTTACTTACAACTTTTTCTGTTTAAATTAAGCTTAAAATTTAACTACATCTAgtcttattattatattaacaatcatgcaataataatatttttattttatttctaacCGTTCTATAAAAGTAATGCAGTTTATGTCAATTGATATGCAAAACTTCTTCATATTATaaacatctttaaaaaatattctaagAAGTTTGTTAAATGGTAATAATTTTCCCAGCTGTATACCAGCTCCCAAAGTCAATGGATGTTTTCCGTTTCGTTCCTGAGTAATGGGTTAAATGTGAATGCTGGCAGATAGCTGAGCAGAACATCTCGACGCccacttggctgttggcttGTTTACACAAgcccaacatttttgacagTGCCACTCGCAACAAGAGGAACATGTGGAGCAGCTGCGGGAAAAGATTGATCCTTCGTCGCTGCGTAgcgagaaaaataaaaaaaaaagaaatgaaaaatgCCTTCCAATCCTTGGCGATTCCCTTGGTCCTTGACTTTCCTTTGAACTATCGCAGTGGCCGAGACCGTTTGTTTTGCTTATTCCCCATTTGTTGCTTGCTTACAGCTGTCCAAATTTATTACGGCCAAAACAAATCGGTAAACTTTCTATGCCAACTTGCAGCAACTTTCACGTACTGCCCGTAGAACGCAGTGTTTCCCTGTGCACTCGCTCCTGGTTTCGTGTTGGCCTTTTGTCATAAAGCTTAACACGTAAAAATGTTATTGTCCGATGTGGAGTTGTGTGGCTTATGCTGATTTGTGTTGACCTAGTAAGCTTGCAGTGCCAGTGGCAATGGCAACGGAAACGAACCAGAATCGGAAAGAAGTATGGACGTTTTATGGTCGTAAGGCTGATTTAGGACTCCCAAGTGAAAGCTTTAAGGTCTCGGAACCGGAGAGATGTGGGTTAGACGTCGAAAGGCGTTGCATATCCGGGCCCCAATTATTGGGGTGCTCATAAAATCCTGCCCTGCATAGAGGGTTTTTAAGGGATATTTAGAGTAACTAATTCCATTTGGTTGAGTTTGGGGAATTTGATTTGAGTTGATGTACTAGCTGAAGCCCAGTCTACTGCAAAACGAACCCATTTtttcataataaaataactttgGGAATTTCGGCTAATGAAATAAAAGCCGAGAGTAAATTTAAGCACgtaaaaaatttttgttttttattttttgtttttgatttggtCCAAATTGGGTTCACTGTTAATTtgtttaaagtaaaaaatctGTTGTCTGGATCTAGTTATCTAAAATTCTGCCTTTTATGCAAAACAAGTCCACTTTAAAGTGTACTATAAATTGCATGGACATAAATAAATACCGTTAAAAATCTTCTGCAAAATTAATGGAAACCTTAGCTTCGTCAAAtcatttcaaattatttatttgattgcCGTAGCCAATGAGGCTATTTAAACAGTTCATATTGAGctttctaaaaaataatacattaCAAATGCCAacttattgttttttaaacaaaaatagtaAGGTTAATAAATTTGTGAATGTAGTTGaatgtttaaatttaatcTGCCCATGAAATATGTAACTTTAGCTATAagtatctgcatttaaattacaACCATATGCCTTTGTGATTCGAGTTCTGTCAGTCCTTCATTACACTACAATTACAACCTCAGGAAATACTTCGGGATAAATTCGGCTACAGCGAAATTCGAAACAATAAATTGCAAAGCGCTGTTCAAACCGAAAGAGTTGCTAacttaaataataaacaacGGCTGACGTAATGGCGGGCACTTAACCCTTATCGAGTCCGAAGTTAACCTGTAATTGCGGCACTTGAGCTGTTAACTCCCAATAAGTCCGGCGAAAGCGTTTCGAGTCGGCTCTAGCCGGGAATTACACTTCATTTGCCTAACCAAACTGGCCCACAGAGTTTTCCGC
This region of Drosophila subpulchrella strain 33 F10 #4 breed RU33 unplaced genomic scaffold, RU_Dsub_v1.1 Primary Assembly Seq354, whole genome shotgun sequence genomic DNA includes:
- the LOC119560737 gene encoding uncharacterized protein LOC119560737 translates to MPEKPAAKSPPKTLTSIKGTRPSTASSNPTSNRNRPTGTGVVRPPLPNTHDRIWKIMKM